From the Limosilactobacillus panis genome, one window contains:
- a CDS encoding D-2-hydroxyacid dehydrogenase, which translates to MTKILMTSVRDDEQAAIKAFAKEHDVEITTTPKLIDDAVDMTAGMDGLVIQQRSKVDPAVYPKLKANGLKQIATRTAGFDMVDIQKAHENGLIVTNVPAYSPRSVAEHALMQIFRLLRKSYRFDSQVAQNDFRWFSDEQALEIHTATIGIIGVGRIGGTLAKLLNALGAHVLGFDVKPREEMKGIVDYVSKEDLLKQSDVISLHVDLNPTSTGLITGKDLALMKPTAGLVNASRGPVVVTADLVDALKKKEIAAAALDTFEGEQKVVMTDRREKGLDDVPLIKELHEMDNVILTPHIAFFTNLAVKNMVDFSLEDVLTVLAGKKSPHEVQPEK; encoded by the coding sequence ATGACTAAAATTTTAATGACCAGTGTAAGAGACGATGAACAGGCCGCCATTAAGGCCTTTGCCAAGGAACACGATGTTGAGATCACCACGACCCCCAAGCTGATCGACGACGCGGTTGACATGACAGCGGGGATGGATGGCCTGGTTATCCAGCAACGGAGTAAGGTTGATCCCGCGGTCTACCCCAAACTGAAGGCCAACGGGTTGAAGCAGATCGCCACCCGGACCGCCGGCTTTGACATGGTCGACATCCAAAAGGCCCACGAAAACGGCCTGATTGTCACCAACGTCCCGGCATACTCGCCCCGGTCCGTTGCCGAACACGCCCTCATGCAAATCTTCCGCCTGCTCCGTAAGTCCTACCGCTTCGACAGCCAGGTCGCCCAAAACGACTTCCGCTGGTTCAGTGACGAGCAGGCCTTAGAAATCCACACCGCCACCATCGGCATCATCGGGGTGGGCCGGATTGGTGGTACCCTGGCCAAGCTCCTCAACGCCCTGGGCGCCCACGTCCTCGGCTTTGATGTTAAGCCCAGAGAAGAGATGAAGGGCATCGTCGACTACGTTTCTAAGGAAGACCTCCTCAAGCAAAGTGACGTCATCAGCCTCCACGTGGACCTCAACCCAACCTCCACGGGCCTGATCACTGGTAAGGACCTGGCACTGATGAAGCCGACTGCCGGCCTGGTCAACGCCAGTCGGGGTCCTGTCGTGGTCACGGCGGACTTAGTTGACGCCCTGAAGAAGAAGGAAATCGCGGCCGCCGCCTTAGACACCTTCGAAGGGGAACAAAAGGTCGTCATGACTGACCGCCGGGAGAAGGGCCTTGACGACGTGCCGTTGATCAAGGAGCTTCACGAGATGGACAACGTCATCCTGACGCCCCACATCGCCTTCTTCACCAACCTGGCCGTC